One window of the Amycolatopsis mediterranei genome contains the following:
- a CDS encoding CocE/NonD family hydrolase C-terminal non-catalytic domain-containing protein, giving the protein MRLVLGFLAALLTTAGLAPVTSAAPLESRPVYSYADAIRETAWVETGTDHDHDGKLDRVAADVIRPDAPVRVPAILDVSPYYACCGRGNEQQKKTYAPDGTPAQFPLFYDNYFVPRGYAVVLADVGGTNRSSGCFEPIEGVADNYAQVIANGAPLATPENTSSAFTYNERAAELCKPFEADLKTRAGTNGDYNAYWQSVNHVPRAGQVSALVAQGFGDWIVAPNQFARYWDALGRAGVPRKAWLSQAGHTDPFDLQRAQWVETLHRWFDRWLLGLHNGVEREPAVHLETAPDRWTDVRSWPPATSPVTFRPSADGTLGRRGSGTVSVADDPAVTREEWTARFTAAPLPAPVRIAGSPAVTITASSDKTAARLGVALVDYGPAEARNTATYGSGVENLATRSCWGAGTDADSAYFLDTAADVVSVDHRIVAAGWADLGHHASLWHGEPLVPGRAYSMTFTLTALDHVVPAGHRLGLVLGGTDGLLFDPALPRLGDTVTFDLARTSVTVGFTKPEQ; this is encoded by the coding sequence ATGCGACTGGTACTGGGGTTCTTGGCCGCGCTGCTCACGACGGCGGGGCTCGCGCCCGTGACTTCCGCCGCACCGCTGGAAAGCCGGCCGGTCTATTCCTACGCGGACGCGATCCGCGAGACGGCGTGGGTGGAGACCGGCACCGACCACGACCATGACGGCAAGCTCGACCGCGTCGCCGCCGACGTCATCCGGCCCGACGCGCCCGTGCGCGTCCCCGCGATCCTCGACGTCAGCCCGTACTACGCGTGCTGCGGCCGCGGCAACGAACAGCAGAAGAAGACGTACGCGCCGGACGGCACCCCGGCGCAGTTCCCGCTGTTCTACGACAACTACTTCGTGCCGCGCGGGTACGCGGTCGTGCTGGCCGACGTCGGCGGGACGAACCGGTCGTCCGGCTGCTTCGAGCCGATCGAAGGGGTCGCGGACAACTACGCCCAGGTCATCGCGAACGGCGCACCCCTGGCCACGCCGGAGAACACCAGTTCGGCCTTCACCTACAACGAGCGGGCCGCCGAGCTGTGCAAACCGTTCGAGGCGGACCTCAAGACGCGTGCGGGCACGAACGGCGACTACAACGCCTACTGGCAGAGCGTGAACCACGTCCCGCGTGCCGGACAGGTGAGCGCGCTCGTCGCCCAGGGCTTCGGAGACTGGATCGTGGCGCCGAACCAGTTCGCCCGCTACTGGGACGCGCTGGGCCGGGCCGGCGTGCCGCGGAAGGCGTGGCTGAGCCAGGCCGGGCACACCGACCCCTTCGACCTGCAGCGGGCGCAGTGGGTCGAGACGCTGCACCGCTGGTTCGACCGCTGGCTGCTCGGCCTGCACAACGGCGTCGAGCGCGAGCCCGCCGTGCACCTCGAAACCGCGCCGGACCGGTGGACCGACGTCCGGAGCTGGCCGCCCGCGACGTCGCCGGTCACCTTCCGGCCGTCGGCCGACGGCACCCTGGGCCGGCGCGGGTCGGGCACGGTGAGCGTCGCCGACGACCCGGCCGTCACCCGCGAGGAGTGGACGGCCCGGTTCACCGCTGCTCCCCTGCCCGCGCCGGTGCGGATCGCCGGGTCGCCCGCGGTGACGATCACGGCGTCGTCGGACAAGACGGCCGCCCGGCTCGGCGTCGCGCTCGTCGACTACGGCCCGGCGGAGGCGCGCAACACCGCGACGTACGGCAGCGGGGTCGAGAATCTGGCCACGCGGTCGTGCTGGGGCGCCGGCACCGACGCCGACAGTGCGTACTTCCTCGACACGGCTGCCGATGTCGTCTCCGTCGACCACCGGATCGTCGCCGCCGGCTGGGCGGACCTCGGGCACCACGCGTCGCTGTGGCACGGCGAACCGCTCGTCCCGGGCCGGGCGTACTCCATGACCTTCACCCTCACCGCGCTCGACCACGTCGTCCCGGCCGGTCACCGGCTCGGGCTGGTCCTCGGCGGCACCGACGGGCTGCTGTTCGACCCGGCGCTGCCGCGTCTGGGCGACACGGTGACGTTCGACCTCGCGCGGACGTCGGTCACCGTCGGCTTTACAAAGCCCGAACAGTAG
- a CDS encoding response regulator transcription factor: MGSPGRGLVLVVEDEAAIAELAALYLKRDGFGVHVEADGGRALDAVRRLKPVAIVLDIGLSGMDGIEICKALRAAGDWTPVLFVTARDDELDRLLGLEIGADDYLTKPFSPRELAARVRTVLRRAAGVAPAAETFAVGGARVDVLSRRAWAGDAEIVLTSTEFDLLTHLLRHPGQVLSRDQLLSAVWGYAAAAGTRTVDVHVAQLRAKLGASSPIRTVRGIGYAADPS, from the coding sequence ATGGGGTCACCGGGGCGCGGTCTCGTCCTCGTGGTCGAGGACGAGGCCGCGATCGCCGAGCTGGCGGCGCTCTACCTCAAGCGTGACGGCTTCGGTGTGCACGTCGAGGCCGACGGCGGCCGGGCCCTGGACGCCGTCCGGCGCCTCAAGCCGGTGGCGATCGTGCTCGACATCGGACTGTCCGGAATGGACGGCATCGAGATCTGCAAGGCGTTGCGCGCGGCCGGGGACTGGACGCCGGTGCTGTTCGTCACCGCCCGCGACGACGAGCTCGACCGGCTGCTGGGCCTGGAGATCGGCGCGGACGACTACCTCACCAAGCCGTTCAGCCCGCGCGAGCTGGCGGCTCGGGTCCGGACGGTGCTGCGCCGGGCCGCCGGGGTGGCGCCGGCCGCGGAGACGTTCGCCGTGGGCGGCGCGCGCGTCGACGTGCTTTCCCGGCGGGCGTGGGCGGGTGACGCCGAGATAGTGCTGACGTCCACGGAGTTCGACCTCCTCACGCACCTGCTCCGGCACCCGGGGCAGGTGCTTTCGCGCGACCAGCTGCTGAGTGCCGTGTGGGGCTACGCCGCGGCGGCGGGCACGCGCACGGTGGACGTCCACGTGGCTCAGCTGCGCGCGAAACTCGGCGCGTCGAGTCCGATTCGGACGGTGCGGGGCATCGGGTACGCGGCGGATCCGTCGTGA
- a CDS encoding sensor histidine kinase yields MKFRGTLAGRITLVCLAVAGIAVIVAGLVASRLIRTTADNVLQSTLAAQADVVASQLDETGIGNRLGVGKVADVVRGQGISVVVRRAGGQALGDGVAVQAAGKLGLDRNHSGRVTVAGSQYLVETRVVGARGAAFALVLPARNAQATQRALVRNILLALGIGLLVAALAGFVSGRLLGRPLRRAALAAGSLRAGRRDVRVPVQGPREVAEVAGSLNSLADALAVSEARQREFLLSVSHELRTPLTAVTGFAEAIADGVATGPDAVRAGQTIQREAVRLERLVTDLLELARLGADEFRLDIAVLDLAALVRDCAEVWQLRCGREDVRLSVSAPAGPVPVLADARRLHQVVDGLAENALRVTPAGAPMVFSLSVSDSAASLAVRDGGPGLAPEDYPVAFERGVLNARYRDRRPVGSGIGLALVHALVTRMGGTLTAGPAPEGGAAFTITFPLAASTATVPPPAADLG; encoded by the coding sequence GTGAAGTTCCGGGGGACGCTGGCCGGGCGGATCACGCTGGTGTGCCTGGCCGTCGCGGGCATCGCGGTGATCGTGGCGGGGCTGGTCGCCTCCCGGCTGATCCGGACCACGGCGGACAACGTGCTGCAGTCGACGCTGGCCGCGCAGGCCGACGTCGTCGCGTCGCAATTGGACGAAACGGGCATCGGCAACCGGCTGGGCGTCGGCAAGGTGGCCGACGTGGTGCGCGGCCAGGGCATCTCGGTGGTGGTCCGCCGCGCAGGCGGGCAGGCGCTCGGGGACGGCGTCGCGGTCCAGGCCGCCGGGAAGCTCGGGCTGGACCGCAACCACTCGGGGCGCGTCACGGTGGCGGGGTCGCAGTACCTGGTCGAGACGCGGGTGGTGGGCGCACGCGGAGCGGCGTTCGCGCTGGTCCTGCCCGCGCGCAACGCACAAGCGACGCAACGGGCACTGGTGCGCAACATCTTGCTGGCGCTCGGGATCGGGCTGCTGGTGGCGGCCCTGGCGGGCTTCGTCTCGGGCCGGCTGCTGGGCCGTCCGCTGCGCCGGGCCGCGCTGGCCGCGGGATCGCTGCGGGCGGGACGTCGCGACGTGCGGGTGCCGGTGCAGGGGCCCCGCGAGGTGGCGGAGGTGGCCGGGTCGCTGAACTCGCTGGCCGACGCGCTGGCCGTCAGCGAGGCGCGGCAGCGGGAGTTCCTGCTGTCGGTGTCGCACGAGCTGCGGACGCCGCTGACCGCCGTGACGGGCTTCGCCGAGGCGATCGCGGACGGCGTCGCCACGGGGCCGGACGCCGTCCGGGCCGGGCAGACGATCCAGCGCGAGGCGGTGCGGCTCGAGCGGCTGGTCACGGACCTGCTGGAGCTGGCCCGCCTGGGCGCGGACGAGTTCCGGCTGGACATCGCGGTGCTGGACCTGGCTGCGTTGGTCCGCGACTGTGCGGAGGTGTGGCAGCTGCGGTGCGGCCGGGAGGACGTCCGGCTCTCGGTTTCGGCTCCTGCCGGGCCGGTTCCGGTGCTGGCGGACGCGCGGCGGCTGCACCAGGTGGTCGACGGCTTGGCGGAGAACGCCCTGCGCGTCACGCCCGCGGGGGCCCCGATGGTGTTCTCGCTGTCGGTGTCCGATTCGGCGGCTTCGCTGGCGGTCCGCGACGGCGGCCCGGGCCTGGCGCCGGAGGACTACCCGGTGGCGTTCGAGCGAGGGGTCCTGAACGCCCGCTACCGCGACCGCCGTCCGGTCGGCTCGGGCATCGGCCTGGCCCTGGTCCACGCCCTGGTCACCCGGATGGGCGGGACATTGACGGCCGGCCCGGCCCCCGAAGGCGGCGCGGCGTTCACGATCACGTTCCCGCTGGCCGCGTCGACGGCCACGGTCCCGCCCCCCGCCGCTGACCTGGGCTGA
- a CDS encoding helix-turn-helix domain-containing protein has product MAERGRHDDSENAGFERDSDLVRAYERGTSIGELAERTGLSYTWMRRRLINAGAELRPRPVAKACPVPIEQLADEYRAGASILQLAKTHGLYYKRVRELLLDHEVPLRPSTRAIPET; this is encoded by the coding sequence ATGGCGGAACGAGGACGGCACGACGACTCGGAGAATGCGGGTTTCGAGCGGGACAGCGACCTGGTCCGGGCCTACGAACGAGGAACGTCGATCGGCGAACTCGCCGAGCGGACCGGCTTGAGCTACACGTGGATGCGCAGACGGTTGATCAACGCCGGGGCGGAGCTCCGGCCCCGGCCGGTCGCGAAGGCCTGCCCGGTGCCGATCGAGCAGCTGGCGGACGAGTACCGCGCCGGCGCCAGCATTCTCCAGCTCGCCAAGACGCACGGCCTCTACTACAAACGGGTCCGCGAACTGCTGCTCGATCACGAAGTGCCATTGCGCCCCTCGACTCGCGCCATACCCGAAACCTGA
- a CDS encoding tetratricopeptide repeat protein, whose protein sequence is MNEPAKQLSATADTTTGGRPGTGAAGPVQIPAAAGDLVGREAVLERLDEIWARRGTRRPLVVLNGIGGVGKTTVAVHWLSRRRAEFPHGLLYANLSEVDGSPVPPENTLHGLLTSLGVAAEDIPSGPVGRAGAFRAITAGRSLALLLDDAVSAAQVRVLLPAAPSVVVLVTSRRRLAGLGIDDATLVDLEPLGPGASARLLDTAIGAERLAAEPAAAGSIIATCGGLPLALGVVAARLRARPLRRLEREARTYARYLREANGLPEDIQDVQAVFDVTYADLPGGAARLYRVCGLHPGPEVAIEVLAAVLDSPIDRVEDDVETLFDANLLADAPDDRVKQHELLRRDARVRAEREDPAADREAIARGFARWYLARAQHADDLIHPHRPRFARSSSSRPPFGDRAAAVAWWRRELPTLRATFAEAARNRWDDEVWQFCEASWGYFLHHRDYESWLSMSVTGVAAAQRCDRPLVEARLRAQLGFAYAKLHRYDEAVTENLAALRLGEQAGDDQTRATALSQLGRAARGRGTLSEALGFYRQAVALQAGLGNDRGVALGRRRCGEVLAELGRTPEAIAELEAAARAMSELGDANQHARAVMALASIRARQGEHHAAERLLSAGLEVVRRLDSPYYTAELLTALGQFERDRGRDQEARHHLAEARALYASIGDPRAAELPVAGGD, encoded by the coding sequence ATGAACGAGCCGGCGAAGCAGCTGTCCGCGACGGCGGACACGACCACGGGCGGACGGCCCGGTACCGGCGCCGCGGGCCCCGTCCAGATCCCCGCCGCGGCCGGGGACCTGGTGGGTCGCGAAGCCGTGCTCGAACGGCTTGACGAGATCTGGGCCCGCCGGGGCACCCGGCGGCCGCTGGTCGTCCTGAACGGCATCGGGGGCGTGGGCAAGACGACCGTCGCGGTGCACTGGCTGAGCCGGCGCCGCGCGGAGTTCCCGCACGGCCTGCTGTACGCCAATCTGAGCGAGGTGGACGGGAGCCCGGTGCCGCCCGAAAACACGCTGCACGGCTTGCTGACCTCGCTGGGCGTGGCGGCCGAGGACATCCCGTCCGGTCCGGTCGGGCGCGCGGGGGCCTTCCGCGCGATCACGGCCGGGCGGTCACTGGCCCTCCTGCTGGACGACGCGGTCTCCGCGGCCCAGGTCCGGGTGCTCCTGCCGGCGGCGCCCTCCGTCGTGGTCCTGGTGACCAGCCGCCGTCGGCTGGCCGGCCTCGGGATCGACGACGCCACGCTGGTCGACCTCGAGCCGCTCGGCCCGGGGGCGTCGGCCCGGTTGCTCGACACGGCGATCGGGGCGGAGCGGCTGGCCGCCGAACCCGCCGCGGCCGGGAGCATCATCGCGACGTGCGGCGGCCTGCCGCTGGCCCTCGGCGTGGTGGCCGCCCGGCTGCGGGCACGGCCGCTCAGGCGGCTCGAGCGGGAAGCCCGGACCTACGCCCGGTACCTCCGCGAAGCGAACGGGCTCCCGGAAGACATCCAGGACGTCCAAGCGGTGTTCGACGTCACCTACGCCGATCTGCCCGGCGGCGCCGCCCGCCTGTATCGGGTGTGCGGCCTGCACCCCGGGCCGGAGGTGGCGATCGAGGTGCTGGCCGCGGTGCTCGATTCGCCGATCGACCGGGTCGAAGACGACGTCGAGACCCTCTTCGACGCCAACCTGCTGGCCGATGCCCCGGACGACCGGGTGAAGCAGCACGAGCTGCTGCGCCGGGACGCCCGCGTCCGGGCGGAGCGGGAGGACCCGGCGGCCGACCGGGAGGCCATCGCTCGGGGCTTCGCGCGCTGGTACCTGGCCCGCGCCCAGCACGCCGACGACCTCATCCACCCGCACCGGCCGCGGTTCGCCCGTTCGTCCTCGTCCCGGCCGCCGTTCGGCGACCGGGCCGCCGCGGTCGCGTGGTGGCGGCGGGAGCTTCCCACGCTCCGGGCCACCTTCGCCGAGGCGGCCCGGAACCGGTGGGACGACGAGGTCTGGCAGTTCTGCGAAGCTTCATGGGGCTACTTCCTGCACCATCGCGACTACGAGTCCTGGCTGTCGATGAGCGTGACCGGTGTCGCGGCGGCGCAGCGATGTGACCGGCCCTTGGTCGAGGCCCGGCTGCGGGCGCAGCTGGGGTTCGCCTACGCCAAGCTCCACCGGTACGACGAAGCCGTCACGGAAAACCTGGCCGCCCTGCGCCTGGGCGAGCAGGCCGGAGACGACCAGACTCGCGCGACGGCCCTCTCCCAGCTGGGCCGGGCCGCGCGCGGGCGGGGCACCCTGAGCGAGGCCCTCGGCTTCTACCGGCAAGCGGTCGCCCTCCAAGCCGGGCTCGGCAACGACCGCGGGGTCGCGCTGGGCCGGCGTCGCTGCGGCGAAGTCCTGGCCGAGCTGGGCCGGACCCCCGAAGCGATCGCCGAACTGGAGGCCGCCGCCCGGGCGATGAGCGAACTCGGCGACGCGAACCAGCACGCCCGCGCCGTCATGGCGCTCGCTTCGATCCGAGCGCGCCAAGGCGAACACCACGCCGCGGAACGGCTGTTGTCGGCCGGGCTCGAGGTCGTCCGGCGCCTGGATTCCCCGTACTACACCGCGGAACTACTGACCGCGCTCGGGCAGTTCGAGCGAGACCGAGGCCGTGACCAGGAAGCTCGCCACCACCTCGCCGAGGCTCGCGCCCTGTACGCCTCCATCGGAGATCCACGAGCGGCCGAACTGCCCGTCGCCGGCGGCGACTGA
- a CDS encoding AfsR/SARP family transcriptional regulator, which yields MKWSHRRERNILSALLTHPGRRLSIDYLVGWAWNDDEEHPRAPKGALYKCTGRIRQALDTADAPAKIVASNGGYRLEVDPELIDYQAFRQAMRRAHEVSDAGDHQAACEAAHAALDLWRDEPLAGITSPPAENWRNSVTDNDWIPANTFLLAELLAVGKPAEALRHLDELGDPYSAELWFAKLRLQALTGLGRYRSRDEYFIEMYRKFRQDHDVQAADDLRALNEHLRTPERLLVDAADDVETVLTTHHAATPLRELPRDVGHFTGRTDVLARLDAAICPAPAAFTPAVVTLTGPPGVGKTSTAVWWAHRAADRFPGGVALLDLHGVGPAPRVESADVVDNLLSALGYPVDRIVGAAARATRLRGLLCDRPMLIVLDNAQDTAHIEPLLRILADCAVIITSRQRLTQLARRHHCPVLTLEPLSSDSAVELLDRRLGTRLDREPDVLANLARLCGGIPLALTIVAERAATRAGNRLRTLVDQLRDPALLLTIGDDGDGEASNLLSAFSWSYHGLDPSAQETFRLFGLHPGLEVGADVLAAAAGVEVAAGRRALDVLVSAHLVQQPNDGDRYRIHDLFHHFARTLVTEGPQADDARRRMASYYLYTAHNANRVVYPHKLVPPMPPAEPGCTPTRFTDPIGAIRWCLRERANLNAMCSYAAEHGLHHYAWRLPHVTGGILNRFGFYDDIIAGLSLAARSAAALGDHTAEASTLNDLGYVSLLAGHDAAGKAYLEQALHLATTHEMPVGSLTVRLNMARFSRHAGKLPEAVRLFERCLEDARAAGDAERQATASHDLGKTLVELGRGRHALHHFHRALHLRTLIGDEAGQLATRTELTDLHRQQGEFGPAHTHCRQAFQLSAGVRDLVATMKLAAVRAHLASAEGRHDEALTFARDAVELASRAHTATAEARAFTTLGHVLAGRGEPDEARVAWQRAAHLYRDRGRRAKAEQIERLLADSSPAAEIPEARISDEDTVSLPAPPSAPRRHHNG from the coding sequence GTGAAATGGTCTCACCGGCGGGAGCGCAACATCCTGTCGGCCCTGCTGACCCATCCGGGCCGTCGCCTGTCGATCGACTACCTGGTCGGCTGGGCCTGGAACGACGACGAAGAGCACCCCCGAGCCCCCAAGGGGGCACTGTACAAGTGCACCGGCCGGATCCGGCAGGCGCTGGACACCGCCGACGCCCCGGCGAAGATCGTCGCGAGCAACGGCGGCTACCGCCTCGAAGTCGACCCCGAGCTGATCGACTACCAGGCCTTCCGGCAGGCGATGCGCCGCGCGCACGAAGTCAGTGACGCCGGCGACCACCAAGCCGCCTGCGAAGCGGCGCACGCGGCGCTGGATCTGTGGCGGGATGAACCACTGGCGGGAATCACTTCCCCACCGGCGGAGAACTGGCGGAACTCGGTCACGGACAACGATTGGATTCCCGCCAACACCTTTCTCCTGGCCGAGTTGCTGGCCGTCGGCAAGCCGGCGGAGGCGTTGCGGCACCTCGACGAGCTGGGCGACCCCTACTCGGCGGAACTGTGGTTCGCGAAGCTGCGGCTGCAGGCGCTGACCGGTCTCGGCCGCTACCGATCGCGGGACGAATACTTCATCGAGATGTACCGGAAGTTTCGCCAGGACCACGACGTGCAGGCGGCCGACGATCTGCGGGCCTTGAACGAGCACCTCCGCACGCCCGAACGGCTGCTGGTCGACGCGGCCGACGACGTCGAGACCGTCTTGACGACCCACCACGCCGCCACACCGCTGCGCGAACTCCCCCGCGACGTCGGGCACTTCACCGGCCGGACCGATGTCCTGGCCCGGCTCGACGCCGCCATCTGCCCCGCTCCGGCGGCGTTCACCCCCGCCGTCGTCACGCTGACCGGACCGCCCGGCGTCGGGAAGACCAGCACCGCCGTCTGGTGGGCGCACCGGGCCGCGGACCGGTTCCCGGGCGGGGTCGCCCTGCTCGACCTGCACGGGGTGGGCCCCGCCCCGCGGGTCGAATCCGCCGACGTCGTCGACAACCTCCTGTCGGCACTGGGCTACCCGGTCGACCGCATCGTCGGCGCCGCCGCCCGCGCCACGCGGCTGCGCGGGCTGCTCTGCGACCGCCCCATGCTGATCGTCCTGGACAACGCCCAGGACACCGCGCACATCGAACCGCTGCTCCGGATCCTCGCCGACTGCGCGGTGATCATCACGTCACGGCAACGCCTGACGCAGCTGGCCCGCCGGCACCACTGCCCGGTGCTCACCCTGGAGCCGCTGTCGTCCGACTCCGCCGTCGAACTGCTCGACCGGCGGCTGGGCACGCGGCTCGACCGCGAGCCTGACGTCCTCGCCAACCTCGCGCGGCTGTGCGGAGGCATCCCCCTGGCGTTGACGATCGTCGCCGAACGCGCAGCCACGCGAGCCGGCAACCGGCTCCGCACTCTGGTCGACCAGTTGCGCGACCCCGCCCTCCTGCTGACGATCGGCGACGACGGCGACGGCGAGGCGAGCAACCTGCTGTCCGCCTTCTCCTGGTCCTACCACGGCCTCGACCCTTCGGCGCAGGAAACGTTCCGCCTCTTCGGCCTCCACCCCGGCCTCGAGGTGGGCGCGGACGTCCTCGCCGCAGCGGCGGGCGTCGAAGTCGCGGCCGGGAGACGCGCGCTGGACGTGCTCGTTTCCGCGCACCTCGTCCAGCAGCCGAACGACGGCGACCGCTACCGCATCCACGACCTGTTCCACCACTTCGCCCGGACCTTGGTCACCGAAGGCCCGCAGGCCGACGACGCCCGCCGGCGGATGGCCTCCTACTACCTGTACACCGCCCACAACGCCAACCGGGTCGTGTACCCGCACAAGCTCGTGCCGCCGATGCCGCCGGCCGAACCGGGCTGCACGCCGACCCGGTTCACCGACCCGATCGGCGCGATCCGCTGGTGCCTGCGGGAACGGGCGAACCTCAACGCCATGTGCTCCTACGCCGCCGAACACGGACTGCACCACTACGCGTGGCGGTTGCCGCACGTCACCGGGGGCATCCTGAACCGGTTCGGGTTCTACGACGACATCATCGCCGGCTTGTCGCTGGCCGCCCGCTCGGCGGCCGCGCTCGGCGATCACACCGCGGAAGCGTCGACCCTGAACGACCTCGGCTACGTGAGCCTCCTCGCCGGCCACGACGCGGCCGGCAAGGCCTACCTGGAGCAGGCACTGCACCTGGCGACGACGCACGAAATGCCGGTCGGCAGCCTGACCGTCCGGCTCAACATGGCCCGGTTCAGCCGGCACGCCGGGAAACTGCCCGAGGCCGTGCGGCTGTTCGAGCGATGCCTCGAAGACGCCCGCGCCGCCGGGGACGCGGAACGGCAGGCGACGGCCAGCCACGACCTCGGGAAGACGCTCGTCGAGCTCGGCCGGGGCCGGCACGCCCTGCACCACTTCCACCGGGCGCTGCACCTGCGCACGTTGATCGGCGACGAAGCCGGCCAGCTGGCCACACGCACGGAACTGACCGACCTCCACCGGCAGCAGGGTGAGTTCGGACCGGCCCACACCCACTGCCGCCAGGCCTTCCAGCTTTCGGCAGGCGTGCGCGACCTGGTCGCCACCATGAAGCTCGCCGCGGTGCGCGCCCACCTCGCCTCCGCCGAAGGCCGTCACGACGAAGCGCTCACCTTCGCCCGCGACGCCGTGGAACTGGCCTCGCGCGCCCACACCGCGACGGCCGAGGCACGCGCGTTCACCACGCTCGGCCACGTCCTGGCCGGCCGCGGCGAACCCGACGAGGCGCGGGTAGCGTGGCAGCGCGCCGCCCACCTCTACCGGGACCGGGGGCGCCGGGCGAAGGCCGAACAGATCGAGCGGCTCCTGGCGGATTCTTCGCCGGCGGCGGAGATCCCCGAAGCCCGGATTTCCGACGAGGACACGGTGTCCCTGCCGGCCCCGCCATCGGCGCCTCGCCGTCACCATAACGGGTGA
- a CDS encoding LysR family transcriptional regulator has product MEMLHLRYFVAVAEELNFSAAARKLHMAASPLSQRIKDLEHELGQQLFDRSTHHVTLTDAGAALLPLARDVLEQVSAIPWKLAEATKPQRSTVFLGMPAGVHPDLRDRVKALAERVKQSYELKRWPGTTADLVQGVHDGKLALTLARLPVADPALEQLPVMSERLGAVVPADLFAGRDSVSLAELAEFPYVASPGEIVPAYFDQLDHQLNELGVKKRIRLTNTGYGGTSEIISSGEAFSISMLDAKSPMHGYRLDNVTVLPFTDFRPQLDTGLLWRRDRTDGDLRDLVDAAKEIFAEPLSS; this is encoded by the coding sequence ATGGAGATGCTGCACCTGCGCTACTTCGTCGCGGTCGCCGAGGAACTGAACTTTTCCGCGGCCGCGCGGAAGCTGCACATGGCCGCCTCCCCGCTCAGCCAGCGGATCAAGGACCTCGAGCACGAACTCGGGCAGCAGCTGTTCGACCGCAGCACCCACCACGTCACGCTCACCGACGCCGGGGCCGCGCTGCTGCCGCTCGCGCGGGACGTTCTCGAGCAGGTCAGCGCCATTCCGTGGAAGCTCGCAGAAGCCACCAAGCCGCAGCGCAGCACCGTCTTCCTCGGCATGCCCGCCGGCGTGCACCCCGATCTGCGGGACCGGGTCAAGGCTCTCGCCGAGCGGGTGAAACAAAGCTACGAGCTCAAACGCTGGCCCGGCACCACCGCCGACCTCGTGCAGGGCGTGCACGACGGGAAGCTCGCGCTCACCCTCGCCCGGCTGCCGGTCGCCGATCCCGCGCTGGAACAGCTGCCCGTGATGAGCGAACGGCTCGGTGCCGTCGTGCCCGCCGACCTGTTCGCCGGCCGGGACTCGGTCAGCCTGGCCGAGCTCGCCGAATTCCCGTACGTCGCCTCACCAGGTGAAATCGTCCCCGCCTATTTCGACCAGCTGGACCACCAATTGAACGAATTGGGTGTCAAGAAACGCATCCGACTGACCAACACCGGTTACGGCGGGACGTCGGAAATCATCTCCAGCGGTGAAGCCTTTTCCATTTCCATGCTCGACGCCAAGAGCCCGATGCACGGCTACCGGCTCGACAACGTCACCGTGCTGCCCTTCACGGATTTCCGCCCCCAGCTGGACACCGGCCTCCTCTGGCGGCGCGACCGCACCGACGGCGACCTGCGCGACCTCGTCGACGCCGCGAAAGAGATCTTCGCCGAACCGCTCAGCAGCTAA